A stretch of the Aegilops tauschii subsp. strangulata cultivar AL8/78 chromosome 4, Aet v6.0, whole genome shotgun sequence genome encodes the following:
- the LOC109750367 gene encoding AP2/ERF and B3 domain-containing protein Os01g0141000, which produces MAEKNWPIHTLQRDVPPKGRCQATEKQQSMGLQILSSTPEHSSGASTATTESGAAGRLPTTLGLPVAIPDEAVTSRSASASAQSASSRFKGVVPQPNGRWGAQIYDRHARVWIGTFPDEDAAARAYNVAALRYRGLDAATNFPRTAGSTELAFLAAHSKAEIVDMLRKHTYSDELRRGLRRGRGIGGRAEPTPSWAREPLFEKVLTPSDVGKLNRIVLPKQHAEKHIPLKRAPETTTTADKAVLLNFEDGQGKVWRFRYSYWNSSQSYVLTKGWSRFVREKGLVAGDVVVFSCSEYGHEKQFYIDYKKTTTVNSGASASPPPPVVETGKGEQARVVRLFGVDLAGEMRGLAAPAELELFKRQ; this is translated from the coding sequence GAGCTCCACGCCGGAGCACTCTTCCGGCGCGTCCACGGCCACGACCGAGTCGGGTGCCGCCGGCCGGCTGCCGACGACGCTGGGCCTGCCTGTCGCCATCCCCGACGAGGCCGTGACCTCGcgctcggcgtcggcatcggcgcAGTCGGCGTCGTCGCGGTTCAAGGGCGTGGTGCCGCAGCCCAACGGGCGGTGGGGCGCCCAGATCTACGATCGCCACGCGCGCGTCTGGATCGGCACGTTCCCCGACGAGGACGCCGCGGCGCGCGCCTACAACGTGGCCGCGCTCCGCTACCGCGGCCTCGACGCCGCCACCAACTTCCCGCGCACGGCCGGGTCGACGGAGCTCGCCTTCCTGGCGGCGCACTCCAAGGCCGAGATCGTCGACATGCTCCGGAAGCACACCTACTCCGACGAGCTCCGCCGGGGCCTGCGCCGCGGCCGCGGCATTGGGGGGCGCGCGGAGCCGACGCCGTCGTGGGCGAGGGAGCCCCTCTTCGAGAAGGTGCTGACGCCGAGCGACGTCGGCAAGCTGAATCGCATCGTGTTGCCGAAGCAGCACGCCGAGAAGCACATCCCCCTGAAGCGCGCGCCGGAGACAACGACCACCGCTGACAAGGCCGTGCTGCTGAACTTCGAGGATGGCCAGGGGAAGGTGTGGCGGTTCAGGTACTCGTACTGGAACAGCAGCCAGAGCTACGTGCTCACCAAGGGCTGGAGCCGCTTCGTCCGGGAGAAgggcctcgtcgccggcgacgtcGTCGTGTTCTCCTGCTCAGAGTACGGCCACGAGAAGCAGTTCTACATCGACTACAAGAAGACCACGACGGTGAACAGCGGCGCGTCGgcgtcaccgccgccgccggtggtGGAGACGGGCAAAGGAGAACAAGCCCGTGTCGTGAGGCTGTTCGGCGTCGACCTCGCCGGAGAGATGAGGGGGCTAGCGgcgccggcggagctggagttgTTCAAGAGGCAATGA
- the LOC109750340 gene encoding catalase-1, with product MDPYKYRPSSSFNAPMWSTNSGAPVWNNDNSLTVGSRGPILLEDYHLVEKIADFDRERIPERVVHARGASAKGFFEVTHDVSHLTCADFLRAPGVQTPVIVRFSTVIHERGSPETLRDPRGFAIKFYTREGNWDLVGNNFPVFFIRDGMKFPDMVHALKPNPKTHIQENWRILDFFSHHPESLHMFTFLFDDIGVPADYRHMDGSGVNTYTLVNRAGKAHYVKFHWKPTCGVKSLLEEEAVTVGGTNHSHATKDLTDSIGAGNYPEWTFYIQTIDPDHEDRFDFDPLDVTKTWPEDVVPLQPVGRLVLNRNIDNFFAENEQLAFCPGIIVPGVYYSDDKLLQTRIFSYSDTQRHRLGPNYLLLPANAPKCSHHNNHYDGLMNFMHRDEEVDYFPSRFDPAKHAPRYPIPSRTLNGRREKMVIEKENNFKQPGERYRSMDPARQERFINRWIDALSDPRLTHEIKAIWLSYWSQADKSLGQKLASRLSSKPSM from the exons ATGGACCCCTACAAG TACCGGCCGTCGAGCTCCTTCAACGCCCCGATGTGGAGCACCAACTCCGGCGCGCCCGTCTGGAACAACGACAACTCCCTCACCGTCGGATCCCGAG GTCCCATCCTGCTGGAGGACTACCACCTGGTGGAGAAGATCGCCGACTTCGACCGCGAGCGCATCCCGGAGCGGGTGGTGCACGCGCGTGGCGCCAGCGCCAAGGGCTTCTTCGAGGTGACCCACGACGTGTCCCACCTGACCTGCGCCGACTTCCTCCGCGCCCCCGGCGTGCAGACCCCCGTCATCGTGCGCTTCTCCACCGTGATCCACGAGCGCGGCTCCCCCGAGACGCTCCGCGACCCGCGCGGCTTCGCCATCAAGTTCTACACCCGGGAGGGCAACTGGGACCTGGTCGGCAACAACTTCCCCGTCTTCTTCATCCGCGACGGCATGAAGTTCCCGGACATGGTGCACGCGCTCAAGCCCAACCCCAAGACCCACATCCAGGAGAACTGGCGCATCCTCGACTTCTTCTCCCACCACCCGGAGTCGCTCCACATGTTCACCTTCCTCTTCGACGACATCGGCGTGCCCGCCGACTACCGCCACATGGACGGCTCCGGCGTCAACACCTACACGCTCGTCAACCGCGCCGGCAAGGCGCACTACGTCAAGTTCCACTGGAAGCCCACCTGCGGCGTCAAGTCGCTCCTCGAGGAGGAGGCGGTCACGGTGGGCGGCACCAACCACAGCCACGCCACCAAGGACCTGACCGACTCCATCGGCGCCGGCAACTACCCGGAGTGGACCTTCTACATCCAGACCATCGACCCGGACCACGAGGACCGCTTCGACTTTGACCCGCTGGACGTGACCAAGACGTGGCCCGAGGACGTGGTGCCGCTGCAGCCGGTGGGGCGGCTGGTGCTCAACCGCAACATCGACAACTTCTTCGCGGAGAACGAGCAGCTGGCCTTCTGCCCCGGGATCATCGTCCCCGGGGTGTACTACTCGGACGACAAGCTGCTGCAGACGAGGATCTTCTCCTACTCGGACACGCAGCGCCACCGCCTGGGGCCCAACTACCTGCTGCTGCCGGCCAATGCGCCCAAGTGCTCCCACCACAACAACCACTACGACGGGCTCATGAACTTCATGCACCGCGACGAGGAGGTCGACTACTTCCCCTCCAGGTTCGACCCCGCCAAGCACGCGCCCCGCTACCCCATCCCCTCGCGCACCCTCAACGGCCGCCGCGAGAAG ATGGTGATCGAGAAGGAGAACAACTTCAAGCAGCCCGGGGAGAGGTACCGCTCCATGGACCCGGCAAG GCAAGAGCGATTCATCAACAGATGGATCGATGCGCTGTCCGACCCCCGCCTCACCCACGAGATCAAGGCCATCTGGCTCTCCTACTGGTCTCAG GCTGACAAGTCTCTCGGCCAGAAGCTCGCGAGCCGTCTCAGCTCGAAGCCGAGCATGTAA